The segment AGTTTGATGGGCCATGAACTCATCGTCCTCCGGCTCAGAACCAGCTGGCGAGGGAGAACGACTCCCTCCAGGGAGCGGATCTCGAAGGGACGATGTTCTGCGTGGATTTGCAGGCGGCGCAAGGGAAGGGCGGCGTGATTGCGCAGTAGCGGAGAAGGCGCGGTGGTTTGATGGAAAGGAATTGGCGTAGATGGGGGGAGGTGGACGGGGTGCAATATGCGGTgtgaggtggacgagcatAGCGACAGTTGAGTTGGTGGTGGGTAAGAGGAACGACGATTGTAGAGACAGATCAGGTGAAATGATAAGAGAGCAAAGTGAAGGATATTTCAAACGATGAAAAGCGGATGTCACAGCAAAGAGCAGGACCGGTCAGCGTGTGTCGTTGTCAAGGGCGAGATTGAGTTAGCGTGAAACCATTAGACGTTCCGGTGTCAAAGGGGGAGATGGTGTCGTAGCGCGTGTGACCAAGTGCACGGGGCCaacagggtgagtcgagatgGATGTTGGTCAATCAGTCGATGGATTCGCGTCGAGAAGCAAAAGGATATcgagggtggtggaagaagcggaaggatgggatgtgagATGATTCATCGAAATTGAATCACAGGAGGAAATGAATTGCAAGAGGGTTGGTTGGTATTACAAAATCAGCTATCTTTCATTGCGTACGACAGACACAGGCGACTGTTGTGAGAGAACAAAGCGGGGTTCAGACAACTCAACTCACGGATGAAATGATCCTGACCCTGTATTACTCCCTCCACCGTAATCGAAACGAGAAGAGGTACGTGCGGGTGAAGTGagctgaggatgagggtgagggtgagggtgagggaggggagggatCCGGATGGTAGTTgaagatgacattgtgtgtCAGGAGGGGTAAAAGGGGTAAAGTTAAGGTACGGCAGGAGGTCGGGGTGTTTGTGAGTGTTCGTGTGTAAAGGAAGGGGAAAATTATCGTTTTGATGATCTGTGCGTGTGAGGTGTGATGCGATGCGGTCGGGGGGGggcgtccttcttcttatcaATTTCCTTATTGTTCTCAGATACGCTTTTGTCTCCGAATCCCTATTGTCCAGTCTCGTGCTTTTTGTTGAGCAGCTGAAACAGAGCAGAGGTCTGATGCTGTATACTTGTCAGATTCGTATGGGTATAGCAAGGGAGACGTGCGTTGCAAATGTATGCAACAATGTGAATTGAATCTGTGTGTGAAAGGGGGTAAAAGGTGACGCAGAAGAGTTGAAACGGATGagtgactgattgattgtcTGAGCGAAGGGGGTTGCTTGTACGCGGCCCTGGTCCACGTTGTCTGATGCAACCACCAGTTAGTTTCTAATTAGAACCTTATGTCAATCAGTAGAATTAGAAAATGGATTGTAAAATTTCATTACAAACTCGGCTTCCGGGCGTGACTTGAACATGACTCGTTGATATAGATCTCTCTCTCAGGGCAGATGTACGccccacccacccacctaCCCTGTTTCACCTCTGTCCTCTGCAATACGCGCTGAAACAGCAATCTCCTGCACTACTTTATTAGACTGCACGTCACTTATATCATTCTCGACAGTATCTCTATTCATCGAGCTGGCAATCACTATATATGTATGGAAAAGGAAATGCAATTATAACCAACACCGAAAACACATCTTGTCAGAAGACGGTATGAGTACAGCTCCATGCCTGCTATCTTAAACCGCACTTcgaccctccttctcagccaGAGCGGCATCTTCGTCAAACTCTCTCTCCGCACTAGCCTCGTTGTTCGCATCCACGGCACCTTGAGCGTCCCCTACACCGGCAGTACCAActgcgatctcctcctcttgcttcgCGTTGGCTGCATCGGCGGCAGCCGCCTTATCCTTTGCACCGTTAATGGCGgcggtctcttcttctttaGTCAACATTTTGTCGTTCTTCATGATCATGGCACCGCCAAACGCGATGATTCCCAATGGAACACCAATCATAAAAGTCTGCGCGAGTGTCTTGGTGTACGCCTCGAGAACTTGGTTGCGCATGGTCTAAGACGAAAGATGTTGCGTCAGATTTTCACCTCATGAATTTTACCGGAAGAGAGGGTCGCGGACACTTACGTCGGGCACGCTATTCCAGACCGCACTAGCATCATTGACGACAGCCTTGAGGATTCCCTCTGGGATATCGGGCAAAGTATTCTTGATGTTCGTTTGGAGCATATTCTCAAAGACACTGCCACCGAGACTGAGAGCAAAGATACGTCCAGCGAAACCGACTGTTCGATCCATATCACGTCAGCCTCAAACGAGATGCGGCAGGGTCTGGTAGGAGGAGTCACTCACTGAAGATGACAAGACCGGTACCCAACGAGATCAACCAAGGCTCGCTTCTCAATTCGTGCTGGACAGCGATCATGACATTCTGCAAACACATGCCGATACCGACACCCAGGATAGCTTGGTAGCCATACAGATGGGCTTCAGTGGTAGTGTAAGTGATGGTGTAGAAGAGGCCCGAAGATATGGTAAGGAGCACAGGACCACAGGCAATGACGGGCTTGAATCGACCGATGCGAGGGATGATtcgagacgagacgatgaGAGCGAAAACTTGGACGAGGAtcaaaggaagaagacgaacaCCTGCACCGGTGGCTGAGGTGTGGTACACGGCTTGGTAGCAAAGTCTAGGAAGGGAAGAATCAGCAAACGCCACGTAGCTTATGTCCGCAAAAATGGTGTGCTCACGAGAGGTAGTACACCTGGATCATCATGGTACCGAACACGCAAAAAGAAACGATACTGGCTCCGCTGTGATTAAATCGGTCGGTCAGCGTCATCGTTTGCTGGTGAGAAGATGTTGCCGTGAACTCACGCGATAGTTCTTCTCCTCAGGAGCCTGATTCTGAAATACGCCTTATCCTTCATCCACCATTCGTATAGACAGAAGGCGGGAATCAAGACGAAAGAGAACACGAGACAAACGATGACGCTAGCGTCGTTCCACTTCTTGGTCACTCCGCCCCATTGGAgaccgaggatgaagacACATGCCCAGGCCATGGTCAAGGCTACTGCGAACCAATCGCACATGAGGAGCTGTTTGAACATATCCTTTGAATAACCCTTGTAGCTTGCAGCTCGACCGAGAGGCGGGCGTgtggggaggaagaacaacaaaCAAGCGATGGCGACACCACCGAAGGGAAGATTGATGTAGAAACACCACCTGATGGGTCGCGGATCAGTCATACAAGCGGGCTAGAAAAGTATATactgcacactcacctccaggTAACATGGTCAGAGAATGCACCACCGATCAAAGGGCCAATCACCGATGCGATAGCGAAGCTAGAAACCAGGAATGCTGTCAGAAACTGCAACGACAATTGCGAATCATTGTGCTCACCAGACACCGAACAACGCTGACAGCGAAAGGAAACAGGTTATTTAGTAGGGTCCAAGATTTTTCTAGATGCTGGGTCAGACTCACCAAAGTATTGGGCACGTTCATGAAGGGTTGTGATCTCAGCAAGGATGACCATACCACCACTGAAGATACCTGCGGCACCCAAACCGGCAAACGCTCGACCAAAGATCAAGACGTTCATATTGGGAGCCACACCGCAGACCAAGGATCCCAtctcgaagatgaagatggcgaagatgatgacatgtTTCGAGGGAAAGATGTTCATCCATTGGGAATAAAGCAGGTTGAAGCCAAGGAGGGTGAGGCTAGAGGAGTATGTCAGCGTTGACGCTTCTCAAAAGAAAGcaaggaagaaaggatagGATAGACTTACAAGAAACCAGAAGCGAGCCATGATAGTTGAGTGAGCGAGTTAAACTCTTCTGTGATCTTGGGAATGGCAGTCGCGACGATGAGTTGATCCAGcgcgaagaggaagattgagaCCATCAAACTGAGGATGATCGCCCAGAATTGCCATTTTTTGAGTTCCATCGGTGCCGTGACACCGGAATGTCCCTTTGGAGGCTCACtgatcttctttgcctttttcCCGCCTGGTGTCGGTGAAGGCGATTCGGACGTCGGAGGGAGAGCTGATTTTTCGTTGGGAATAGATGCGTCTTTTAGGGAGTGATGATCGTCATCGGAATGCACGGTGGTCGTTGGTGACGAAGCCATGGTGATTGGTGTGGCCGTGGGTTGGCTCTGTTGTCTGGCCGGAGTGGGGAGGTTGATTGACTCGAGTACTGTATGTATATGTGTATGAATATCTCGAGTTATGGACTACTTTGGTCGGTTGTTTGCTTCCGATCTATGGGATGATGTGTATGTGTTGTTTGAAGTTGTTCTTCAGTGAAGGGTGAAGGGGGGCTGTCGATCAAACAAAGTTACAAGTTGCATATATATATAGGATATCTACCTCGGTCTCCGCGCCTTTGCCAATGACCGGGGTTGATGGCCAAAGCGGCAGATAGCGCTAAAAATGGTCAATGTCCGaaaaaacaaaacaaaacaagCATGTAACAACTATTATTAGCCCGATAAAGGAACGACTCATAATTGCTATATCCGGTAAATACGCACAATTTACAAAGAAAGAGCTTGCGTTGGATCGTCGGCATCCCCTCTCTCATCTTTTAGCCGCCTGGAGCTGGGATGGGAGATCTGGTACGAGTACAGTACCTCGGCAAAGCTGAGTGGGTGAATACGTGGTGCACCGGCGCGAGGCGAGCAGCCTACAGCTAACACTATACATGCTGAGTGGATCTCATACATGGGGGATGTGCGTCAATTATGTACACACTCGAAACACCGCGGCCTGCAGCTCACTGATTTTTCACAGATCACAGACGCGCTTTGACCCCTTTGACCCGCCAAAGGGGGATTCCCCGATCCCCTTTTCGACACCGTGATACCTTGCCTTTGTGACATCAAGTCTTTACTCAACGTGACCGAGGAAGGTTCGGCTTCTATAAATATTATGTGATGCACAGCGCATGCGCTCACTCATCGCAGCCGCTGTATCAGATCAGTAGCCCAGCGACGTTAGCATCGTTGGTCTTCGTGTCATGTACGAGTACTCATCCTTGGCTCGGACAGGTGAAACTCATTCATCAGTGACGATCTCCCTACCACTCTCCACACACGGGTACTGGCTTCAAATGAACGAAATGCAGACCTATGCATGAACATGGAGATGGGTTATTGTACAATGCACGCAACCTACTCGACGCGAGGAAGCTCAACGACCTGATCTACCCCTTCGTACTCTGGCAAGTTGAGCTCGAATTTATCTGCTAGCTCACTGAAAGAGGCAGAACACGTAATCAGCCATCATCAGCACCTGCCATCCCATCCCGTCTTGTCGAGACAACTGAAGTGATCAAGATTGACAGCTCACTCTGGAACGAATCTGCCACCTAACCAATGTCTCCCCTTGAACCCTCTCACTCCCTCTTTTGGCGCCGTGAGACTGACCAGCACCTCTGGCTCGAACGTCTTGACACTGTCGGTATTACCATTCTCGTCAGGCTCGGTGTAGAGCGGTTGTGGACCGTCAGTGACGGACCATCCGGAGGGGATGTCAACGGATACGATGGGgagggaagtggaggtgatggctGATAAAACGGTGTGGAAAGGTGCGCGAAGTGggggttggaaggagaagccTACGACGTCACAGCGAAGGTGATGTGAGGAAAAAATATAAGCACAAGAGAGGGGCACAATGAAGACGGGTGGCGTATCTGATCAGCTCCGATGTAGAGAGGGGTTCCATGCAagtccgcactcaccaaataCAGCATCCAGAATCACATCACTCTCCCCTAAACCCTTCTTGAACTCCTCCACATCCTTCAATACGGGTATATTCAGATTCTCGCACTGTTTCAACAAGCGCTGGTATATATCCTTTGAGCCAGGTTTGGGGAGGTAAATGGTAGGTTTGTATCGGAACATGTGGAGATGACGAGCTGCGACAAGACCGTCACCTCCCTGCGGAGAGTGTCAATATACATATCAGCGCATGTCTCCAATTCTCCAaaaggaagttgaggtcAATTCAGTATCGCGGAGCGATGTGCTGCATAGTGTAGTGCATGAGGTTGGTGAACACTTGCCTGATTGCCCGGTCCACAAGCTACCATCACTCGTTTATGCGACTTGGCAGGATACGACTTTGCCAAAGCTTGCGCACAAGACAATCCTGCCAGCTCCATAAGCTGTTTACAGAAGCTATTAGCAAGATCCTTTACCGAGCTATATTGGCTCACCTGGTCCAAGGAGAACGCCCCAGAAGAGGACATGAGTTCCTCATCGATCTGTCCACGAAGATATAAACACAAGGTCAGGTCAGAGCAGAAGTTTTGTCAGATTGGTGCAAGACGTACCTGTTGAGCGAGCTTCTGACTTATGTATCGGATCGACATTGTTCAGTATCTCCCAATTGTCACGATTACACGATGTGCAGAACATACAAGaatgcgaagaagaacaaaacGCAACGAAGTCTTGCAGATACGATACACTCTGTGGAGACCGTGACATCATGCGCAGGGTGGAGGtgcaaagtggaggaggggttTGTTGTCGTTGGTGGCGGTAAAGCCCGTAAGAGCAGTGACGACGAGGGTATACATGTGCAAGGTATCTACTATCACTTTCTGTCCTACTAATGCTCTGCCAAGACCTcattctccaccatctcgttCAGGTTGTCCATATTCCAGAACTTCAACTCCCTCTTCACTGCTCCCTCTCCTCCGCCATGATGCGATTCCTCAAAGAAAAGatccttcaatctcttctcctcctcact is part of the Kwoniella shandongensis chromosome 12, complete sequence genome and harbors:
- a CDS encoding NAD(P)H-hydrate epimerase; the protein is MSIRYISQKLAQQIDEELMSSSGAFSLDQLMELAGLSCAQALAKSYPAKSHKRVMGGDGLVAARHLHMFRYKPTIYLPKPGSKDIYQRLLKQCENLNIPVLKDVEEFKKGLGESDVILDAVFGFSFQPPLRAPFHTVLSAITSTSLPIVSVDIPSGWSVTDGPQPLYTEPDENGNTDSVKTFEPEVLVSLTAPKEGVRGFKGRHWLGGRFVPDELADKFELNLPEYEGVDQVVELPRVE